A single region of the Paraburkholderia megapolitana genome encodes:
- a CDS encoding DeoR/GlpR family DNA-binding transcription regulator translates to MTRDPRLTLNARQQELLEWVQRDGFVTVEDLAAHFDVTPQTIRRDVNWLADMNLLRRYHGGASLPTSSENVSYTARQRMFHEEKRRIAALVATHIPDQASLFINLGTTTEEVARALNRHRGLRVITNNLNVASMMSGYPDCEVLVTGGIVRPWDKGIVGELAIDFIRQFKVDFAIIGTSSIEPDGTLRDFDTREVRVAEAIIEHARTAFLTADHSKFGRPALVRQGHLNQIDALFTDAPPPAEMDETLASAGIQVYVAT, encoded by the coding sequence ATGACCCGAGACCCTCGCCTGACCCTCAACGCGCGCCAACAGGAACTGCTCGAGTGGGTGCAACGCGACGGCTTCGTCACCGTGGAGGATCTCGCGGCCCATTTCGACGTGACGCCGCAGACGATCCGGCGCGACGTGAACTGGCTCGCGGATATGAACCTGCTGCGCCGCTATCACGGCGGCGCCAGTCTGCCGACCAGTTCGGAGAACGTCTCGTACACCGCGCGCCAGCGGATGTTCCACGAAGAGAAACGGCGCATCGCCGCGTTAGTGGCGACTCACATTCCCGACCAGGCGTCGCTGTTCATCAATCTCGGCACCACAACTGAGGAAGTCGCGCGCGCGCTGAACCGTCATCGCGGGCTGAGAGTGATCACCAACAACCTGAACGTCGCAAGCATGATGAGCGGCTATCCGGACTGCGAGGTGCTGGTCACGGGCGGGATCGTACGGCCGTGGGACAAGGGGATCGTCGGCGAACTGGCGATCGACTTTATCCGCCAGTTCAAGGTCGATTTCGCGATCATCGGCACGTCGAGCATCGAACCCGACGGCACGCTGCGTGACTTCGACACGCGGGAAGTGCGCGTCGCCGAGGCGATCATCGAGCACGCACGCACCGCATTTCTCACCGCCGATCACTCGAAGTTCGGCCGCCCGGCACTCGTTCGGCAGGGCCATCTGAACCAGATCGATGCGCTGTTCACCGACGCCCCACCGCCCGCCGAGATGGACGAAACGCTCGCAAGCGCCGGCATCCAGGTCTACGTCGCCACGTAA